From one Orcinus orca chromosome 10, mOrcOrc1.1, whole genome shotgun sequence genomic stretch:
- the AMT gene encoding aminomethyltransferase, mitochondrial, whose amino-acid sequence MEAPGAISLQLGVNALCALKLRLPLGLPTPSSDPLGGGETYLSRAWTTSPSVPVRVVASVRRLHPLRATMQRAGSMMFRLGSCLQALPSALRRSLSSAQDVLRRTPLYDFHLAHGGKMVAFAGWNLPVQYRDSHVDSHLHTRRHCSLFDVSHMLQTKIFGHDRVKLMESLVVGDIAELKPNQGTLSLFTNEAGGILDDLIVTNTSEGHLYVVSNAGCWEKDLTLMQDKVRELQNMGNDVGLEVMDNALLALQGPTAAQVLQAGVADDLRKLPFMTSAVMEVFGVSGCRVTRCGYTGEDGVEISVLAAEAVRLATALLENPEVKLAGLAARDSLRLEAGLCLYGNDIDEHTTPVEGSLSWTLGKRRRAAMDFPGASVIVPQLKGKVQRRRVGLMCEGAPVRAHNPILSTEGTVLGAVTSGCPSPCLKKNVAMGYVPCEYSRPGTLLLVEVRRKQQMAMVSKMPFVPTNYYTLK is encoded by the exons ATGGAAGCGCCCGGGGCTATTTCCCTGCAGCTGGGAGTCAATGCACTGTGTGCTCTAAAGCTGCGTCTGCCCTTGGGGCTGCCCACTCCCTCTTCTGATCCCCTGGGCGGGGGAGAGACCTATCTAAGCAGGGCTTGGACTACATCTCCCAGCGTGCCTGTCAGAGTGGTGGCCTCTGTGCGTCGGCTGCACCCGTTGCGGGCAACAATGCAGCGGGCTGGGAGCATGATGTTCCGTCTGGGCTCGTGTCTCCAGGCGCTCCCCTCGGCCCTGCGCCGTTCTCTCAGTAGTGCACAG GACGTGCTCCGCAGGACACCACTCTATGACTTCCACCTGGCTCATGGCGGGAAGATGGTGGCATTCGCAGGCTGGAATCTGCCTGTGCAGTACCGGGACAGCCACGTTGACTCGCACCTGCATACACGCCGGCACTGCTCGCTCTTTGAcgtatcccacatgctgcag ACCAAGATATTTGGCCATGACCGGGTGAAGCTGATGGAAAGTCTAGTGGTTGGAGATATTGCAGAGCTAAAGCCAAACCAG GGAACACTGTCGCTGTTTACCAATGAGGCTGGCGGCATCTTAGATGACTTGATTGTGACCAACACCTCTGAGGGACACCTGTATGTGGTGTCCAATGCTGGCTGCTGGGAAAAGGACCTGACCCTCATGCAG gaCAAGGTTAGGGAGCTTCAGAACATGGGCAACGATGTGGGCCTGGAGGTGATGGATAATGCCTTGCTAGCCCTGCAAG GCCCCACTGCGGCCCAGGTGCTACAGGCTGGCGTGGCAGATGATCTGAGGAAACTGCCCTTCATGACCAGTGCTGTGATGGAGGTGTTTGGCGTGTCTGGCTGCCGTGTGACCCGCTGTGGCTACACAGGAGAGGATGGTGTGGAG ATCTCGGTGCTCGCCGCGGAGGCAGTCCGCCTGGCAACAGCTCTGTTGGAAAACCCAGAGGTGAAGCTGGCAGGTCTGGCGGCCCGGGACAGCCTGCGCCTGGAGGCAGGCCTCTGCCTGTATGGGAACGACATTGATGAACACACCACACCTGTGGAAGGCAGCCTCAGTTGGACATTGG GGAAGCGCCGCCGAGCTGCTATGGACTTCCCAGGAGCCTCAGTCATTGTTCCCCAGCTGAAGGGCAAGGTGCAGCGGAGGCGTGTGGGGTTAATGTGTGAGGGGGCTCCTGTGCGGGCGCACAACCCCATCCTGAGTACGGAGGGTACCGTGCTTG GTGCTGTGACCAGTGGCTGCCCCTCACCCTGCCTAAAGAAGAATGTGGCGATGGGTTATGTGCCCTGTGAGTACAGTCGGCCAGGTACCCTGCTGCTGGTAGAGGTGCGGCGAAAGCAGCAGATGGCCATGGTCAGCAAGATGCCCTTTGTGCCCACAAACTATTATACCCTTAAGTGA